One segment of Cynocephalus volans isolate mCynVol1 chromosome 8, mCynVol1.pri, whole genome shotgun sequence DNA contains the following:
- the LRRC47 gene encoding leucine-rich repeat-containing protein 47, whose amino-acid sequence MAAAAVPEAWPELELAERERRRELLLTGPGLEERVRAAGGRLPPRLFTLPLLHYLEVSGCGSLRAPGPGLAQGLPQLHSLVLRRNALGPGLSPELGPLPALRVLDLSGNALEALPPGQGLGPAEPPGLPQLQSLNLSGNRLRELPADLARCAPRLQSLNLTGNCLDSFPAELFLPGALPLLSELAAADNCLRELSPDIAHLASLKTLDLSNNQLSEIPSELADCPKLKEINFRGNKLRDKRLEKMVSGCQTRSILEYLRVGGRGGGRGRGRTDGTDKEESRRRRRERRPRQESGEDADAEAAGRLLLRVLHVSENPAPLMVRVSPEVRDVRPYIVGAVVRGMDLQPGNALRRLLASQTKLHEDLCEKRTVATMATHDLRAVRGPLVYGARAPQDLKIIPLGRREAKAKELVRQLQLEADEQRKQKKRQTVSGLHRYLHLLDGKENYPCLVDADGDVISFPPITNSEKTKIKKTTSDLFLEVTSATSLQICKEVMDALILKMAEMNKYTLENKEEGSLSDAEGDAMSGQLSDPKMNPAAGKDGHSPLVVEQVRVVDLEGTLKVVYPSKADLATAPPHVTVIR is encoded by the exons ATGGCGGCGGCGGCCGTGCCCGAGGCCTGGCCCGAGCTGGAGCTGGCGGAGCGCGAGCGGCGGCGGGAGCTGCTGCTGACAGGGCCCGGGCTGGAGGAGCGGGTgcgggcggcgggcgggcggctGCCGCCGCGGCTCTTCACGCTGCCGCTGCTGCACTACCTGGAGGTCAGCGGCTGCGGGAGCCTGCGCGCGCCGGGGCCGGGCCTGGCGCAGGGCCTGCCGCAGCTGCACAGCCTCGTGCTGCGGCGCAACGCGCTGGGGCCCGGCCTGAGCCCCGAGCTGGGCCCGCTGCCCGCCCTGCGGGTCCTCGACCTGTCGGGGAACGCGCTGGAGGCGCTGCCGCcgggccagggcctgggccccGCCGAGCCGCCGGGCCTCCCGCAGCTGCAGAGCCTCAACCTCAGCGGCAACCGGCTGCGCGAGCTGCCCGCCGACCTGGCGCGCTGCGCCCCGCGCCTGCAGAGCCTCAACCTCACCGGCAACTGCCTGGACTCCTTCCCCGCCGAGCTCTTCCTCCCCGGCGCGCTGCCCCTGCTCAGCGAGTTAGCTGCCGCCGACAATTGTCTCCGGGAGCTCAGCCCCGACATCGCCCACCTGGCCTCGCTCAAG ACGCTGGACCTTTCCAATAACCAGTTAAGCGAGATCCCCTCTGAGCTGGCGGACTGCCCCAAGCTCAAGGAGATCAACTTCCGCGGGAACAAGCTGAGGGACAAGCGCCTGGAGAAGATGGTCAGCGGCTGCCAGACTCGCTCCATCCTGGAGTACCTGCGCGTGGGGGGCCGCGGGGGCGGCCGGGGCCGGGGCAGGACAGACGGCACAGACAAGGAGGAGAGCCGGAGGCGGCGGCGGGAGCGGAGGCCACGGCAGGAGAGCGGCGAGGATGCCGATGCGGAGGCCGCAGGCCGCCTGCTGCTCAGGGTCCTGCACGTCTCCGAGAACCCCGCGCCCCTGATGGTCAGGGTGAGCCCCGAGGTCCGGGACGTGCGGCCCTACATCGTGGGCGCCGTCGTGCGGGGCATGGACCTGCAGCCCGGGAACGCTCTCCGGCGTCTCCTGGCCTCCCAG ACTAAGCTCCATGAAGATCTTTGCGAGAAGAGGACGGTGGCAACCATGGCAACCCACGACCTCCGCGCAGTCCGAGGGCCCCTGGTGTACGGGGCCCGGGCCCCACAGGACCTCAAG ATCATCCCCTTGGGGCGGAGAGAAGCCAAGGCCAAGGAGCTGGTGCGGCAGCTGCAGCTAGAGGCCGATgagcagaggaagcagaagaagagGCAGACAGTCTCAGGGTTGCACAG ATATCTTCACTTACTGGATGGAAAAGAAAATTACCCGTGTCTTGTGGACGCGGATGGTGATGTGATTTCTTTCCCGCCCATAACAAACAGTGAGAAGACAAAG attaagaaaacCACTTCTGACTTGTTTCTGGAAGTAACAAGTGCCACCAGTCTGCAGATCTGTAAAGAGGTCATGGACGCTCTCATTCTG aaaatggcagaaatgaacaaatacactttagaaaataaagaggaaggaTCACTCTCAGATGCTGAAGGTGATGCAATGTCTGGACAACTTTCTGATCCCAAAATGAATCCAGCTGCTGGGAAGGATGGACATAGCCCGCTGGTGGTGGAGCAGGTGCGGGTGGTGGACCTGGAGGGGACCTTGAAGGTGGTGTACCCCTCTAAGGCCGATCTGGCCACCGCCCCGCCCCATGTGACTGTGATCCGCTGA
- the SMIM1 gene encoding small integral membrane protein 1, giving the protein MQPQESGVHYSRWDDNSRDEVSLAAVSSTEEASCCQRVSRKLCTGKLGIAMKVLGGVALFWVIFTLGYVTGYYVHKCK; this is encoded by the exons ATGCAGCCCCAGGAGAGCGGCGTCCACTACAGCAGGTGGGATGACAACAGCCGGGACGAGGTCAGCCTGGCGGCTGTGTCCAGCACAGAGGAGGCCTCATGCTGCCAGAG GGTCTCCCGGAAGCTGTGCACAGGCAAGTTGGGGATCGCCATGAAGGTGCTGGGCGGAGTGGCCCTCTTCTGGGTCATCTTCACCCTGGGCTATGTCACTGGTTACTACGTGCACAAGTGCAAGTGA